Proteins co-encoded in one Mycobacterium mantenii genomic window:
- the pyrE gene encoding orotate phosphoribosyltransferase — translation MAGPDLEELAELVRRLSVVHGRVTLSSGKEADYYVDLRRATLHHRASALIGTLMRELTSDWDYDVVGGLTLGADPVATAVMHAPGRPIDAFVVRKSAKTHGLQRLIEGSEVSGKRVLVVEDTSTTGNSALTAVRAVQGAGGEVVGVATVVDRATGAAEAIEAEGLPYRSVLGLADLGLS, via the coding sequence GTGGCCGGACCTGACCTCGAAGAGCTGGCGGAGCTGGTGCGGCGGCTGTCGGTGGTGCACGGGCGGGTCACGCTGTCCTCGGGCAAGGAGGCCGACTACTACGTCGACCTGCGCCGGGCCACCCTGCACCACCGCGCCTCGGCGCTGATCGGCACGCTGATGCGGGAACTGACCAGCGACTGGGACTACGACGTGGTCGGCGGCCTGACGCTGGGCGCTGACCCGGTGGCCACCGCCGTCATGCACGCGCCGGGCCGCCCCATCGACGCCTTCGTCGTGCGTAAGTCGGCGAAAACCCATGGGCTGCAACGTCTTATCGAAGGATCAGAGGTCTCCGGCAAGCGGGTGCTGGTCGTCGAGGACACCAGTACCACCGGCAATTCGGCGCTGACCGCGGTGCGCGCCGTCCAGGGGGCCGGCGGCGAAGTGGTGGGGGTGGCCACCGTGGTGGACCGCGCCACCGGCGCCGCCGAGGCCATCGAGGCCGAGGGGCTGCCGTACCGGAGTGTGCTCGGTCTCGCCGATCTGGGGCTGAGCTAG
- a CDS encoding SDR family NAD(P)-dependent oxidoreductase: protein MPRPVALITGPTSGIGAGFARRYASDGYDLVLVARDVDRLTRLSAELQEHAGAVEILPADLADPAGRQRVCNRLAAGGVRVLVNNAGFGTSGDFWSADPALLQSQLDVNVTAVMHLTRAALPAMLEAGRGTVINIASVAGLVPGRGSTYSASKAWVISFSEGLAVGLQGTGVSVHAVCPGYVHTEFHDRAGIDMAKSPSFMWLEVDDVVNQSLADVARGKVISIPGLQYKAIIAAERLMPRTLMRAVTKRIGSGRGRT from the coding sequence ATGCCTCGCCCCGTCGCCCTGATCACCGGGCCCACGTCGGGAATCGGCGCCGGATTCGCGCGACGCTATGCCAGCGACGGCTACGACCTGGTACTGGTCGCCCGCGACGTCGACCGCCTGACCCGGCTGTCGGCCGAGTTGCAGGAACACGCCGGTGCCGTCGAGATCCTGCCCGCCGACCTGGCCGATCCCGCCGGCCGCCAGCGGGTCTGCAACCGGCTCGCCGCCGGGGGTGTGCGCGTCCTGGTGAACAACGCCGGCTTCGGCACCTCCGGCGACTTCTGGTCCGCCGACCCCGCGCTGCTGCAGTCCCAGCTCGACGTCAACGTCACCGCGGTCATGCACCTGACCCGGGCGGCCCTGCCGGCCATGCTCGAGGCCGGCAGGGGCACCGTCATCAACATCGCCAGCGTCGCAGGGCTGGTGCCCGGGCGCGGGTCGACCTATTCGGCGTCCAAGGCCTGGGTGATCTCGTTCAGCGAGGGCCTGGCCGTCGGCCTGCAGGGCACCGGGGTTTCCGTGCACGCGGTGTGCCCGGGCTACGTGCACACCGAATTTCACGACCGCGCCGGGATCGACATGGCCAAGTCGCCGTCGTTCATGTGGCTCGAGGTCGACGACGTCGTCAACCAGAGCCTGGCCGATGTCGCCCGCGGCAAGGTGATCAGCATTCCGGGCCTGCAGTACAAGGCGATCATCGCCGCCGAGCGCCTGATGCCGCGGACCCTGATGCGAGCGGTCACCAAACGAATCGGGAGCGGCCGTGGCCGGACCTGA
- the ttfA gene encoding trehalose monomycolate transport factor TtfA encodes MVPLWFTLSALCFVGAGVLLYVDIDRRRGRSRRRKSWARSHGFDYERESTDILKRWKRGVMSTVGDVTAQNVVLGQIRGEAVYIFDLEEVATVIALHRKVGTNVVVDLRLKGLKEPRESDIWLLGAIGPRMVYSTNLDAARRACDRRMVTFAHTAPDSAEIMWNEQNWTLVAMPITSTRTQWDEGLRTVRQFNDLLRVLPPLPDEAPQETGAPSGPRNASPSRPLAPAGRAELPPRRPQQDVAGLMGPDLQPGRRAAEPLRREQPPPEGRPETIRRPPPSGRNGHQASNYQL; translated from the coding sequence ATGGTCCCCCTCTGGTTCACGCTCTCCGCGCTGTGCTTTGTCGGCGCGGGGGTGTTGCTGTACGTCGACATCGATCGGCGGCGCGGGCGCAGCAGGCGCCGCAAGTCGTGGGCGCGATCGCACGGCTTCGACTACGAGCGTGAATCGACCGACATCCTCAAGCGCTGGAAGCGCGGTGTGATGTCGACGGTGGGCGATGTCACCGCCCAGAACGTGGTGCTGGGTCAGATCCGTGGCGAGGCCGTCTACATCTTCGACCTCGAAGAGGTCGCGACGGTTATCGCACTGCACCGCAAGGTGGGCACCAACGTCGTGGTGGACCTGCGACTCAAGGGACTCAAAGAGCCACGGGAGAGCGACATTTGGCTGTTGGGCGCGATCGGGCCGCGGATGGTCTACTCCACCAATCTGGACGCCGCCCGCCGGGCCTGCGACCGCCGCATGGTCACCTTCGCGCACACCGCACCGGACAGCGCCGAGATCATGTGGAACGAGCAGAACTGGACGCTGGTCGCCATGCCGATTACCAGCACCCGCACCCAGTGGGACGAGGGTCTGCGCACCGTACGTCAGTTCAACGACCTGTTGCGGGTGCTGCCGCCGCTGCCCGACGAGGCCCCGCAGGAAACCGGGGCGCCGTCGGGACCGCGCAACGCCTCGCCCAGCCGGCCCTTGGCGCCCGCGGGCCGAGCCGAGCTGCCGCCTCGACGCCCGCAGCAGGATGTGGCGGGGCTGATGGGCCCCGATCTTCAGCCGGGTCGCCGCGCCGCCGAGCCGCTGCGCCGGGAGCAGCCGCCACCCGAAGGGCGCCCGGAGACCATCCGTCGTCCACCGCCCTCGGGGCGCAACGGCCACCAGGCCAGCAACTATCAGCTCTGA
- the clpB gene encoding ATP-dependent chaperone ClpB — translation MDAFNPTTKTQAALTSALQAASAAGNPEIRPAHLLMALLTQADGIAGPLLEAVGVQPATIRTEAERLVERLPQTSGASSQPQLSRESLAAITTAQQLATEMDDEYVSTEHLLVGLATGDSDVAKLLTGHGASPQALRDGFVKVRGSARVTSPEPEATYQALEKYSTDLTARAREGKLDPVIGRDNEIRRVVQVLSRRTKNNPVLIGEPGVGKTAIVEGLAQRIVAGDVPESLRDKTVISLDMGSMVAGAKYRGEFEERLKAVLDDIKNSAGQIITFIDELHTIVGAGATGEGAMDAGNMIKPMLARGELRLVGATTLDEYRKYIEKDAALERRFQQVLVGEPSVEDTVGILRGLKDRYEVHHGVRITDSALVAAATLSDRYITARFLPDKAIDLVDEAASRLKMEIDSRPVEIDEVERLVRRLEIEEMALAKEEDEASKERLEKLRSELADQKEKLAELTTRWQNEKSAIDVVRELKEQLDTLRGESERAERDGDLAKAAELRYGRIPEVEKKLDAALPHAEARDNVMLKEEVGPDDIADVVSAWTGIPAGRMLEGETAKLLRMEDELGKRVIGQKRAVTAVSDAVRRSRAGVADPNRPTGSFMFLGPTGVGKTELAKALAEFLFDDERAMVRIDMSEYGEKHSVARLVGAPPGYIGYDQGGQLTEAVRRRPYTVILFDEIEKAHPDVFDVLLQVLDEGRLTDGQGRTVDFRNTILILTSNLGSGGSEEQVMAAVRSAFKPEFINRLDDVIIFHGLEPGELVSIVDIQLAQLQKRLAQRRLILEVSLPAKQWLAQRGFDPVYGARPLRRLVQQAIGDQLAKLLLAGDVHDGDTVPVNVSPDGDSLILG, via the coding sequence GTGGACGCTTTCAACCCGACCACCAAAACCCAGGCGGCGCTGACCTCGGCGCTGCAGGCGGCGTCGGCCGCCGGCAACCCCGAAATCCGGCCCGCGCACCTGCTGATGGCCCTGCTGACCCAGGCGGACGGGATCGCGGGGCCGCTGTTGGAGGCTGTCGGCGTCCAGCCCGCGACCATTCGCACCGAGGCGGAGCGCCTGGTGGAAAGGCTGCCCCAGACCAGCGGCGCCAGCTCGCAGCCCCAGCTGTCGCGCGAATCGCTGGCCGCCATCACCACCGCACAGCAACTGGCCACCGAGATGGACGACGAGTACGTCTCGACCGAGCACCTGCTGGTCGGCCTGGCCACCGGGGATTCCGACGTGGCCAAGCTGCTGACCGGCCACGGCGCGTCGCCGCAGGCCCTGCGGGACGGCTTCGTCAAGGTCCGCGGCAGCGCCCGAGTCACCAGCCCCGAGCCCGAGGCCACCTATCAGGCGCTGGAGAAGTACTCCACCGACCTGACGGCACGCGCCCGCGAAGGCAAACTCGACCCGGTCATCGGCAGGGACAACGAGATCCGCCGCGTCGTGCAGGTGCTGTCGCGCCGCACCAAGAACAACCCGGTGCTCATCGGTGAGCCCGGCGTCGGCAAGACCGCGATCGTGGAGGGCCTGGCCCAGCGCATCGTCGCCGGCGACGTGCCCGAGAGCCTGCGCGACAAGACCGTCATCAGCCTGGACATGGGCTCGATGGTGGCCGGCGCCAAGTACCGCGGCGAGTTCGAGGAGCGGCTCAAGGCCGTCCTCGACGACATCAAGAACTCCGCCGGGCAGATCATCACGTTCATCGACGAGCTGCACACCATCGTCGGCGCCGGCGCGACCGGCGAGGGCGCCATGGACGCCGGCAACATGATCAAACCGATGCTGGCCCGTGGCGAGCTGCGGCTGGTCGGCGCGACCACGCTCGACGAATACCGCAAGTACATCGAGAAGGACGCCGCGCTGGAGCGGCGCTTCCAGCAGGTGCTGGTCGGAGAGCCGTCGGTGGAGGACACCGTCGGCATCCTGCGCGGGCTCAAGGACCGCTACGAGGTGCACCACGGTGTGCGCATCACCGACTCGGCGCTGGTCGCCGCGGCGACGCTGTCCGACCGCTACATCACCGCCCGCTTCCTGCCGGACAAGGCCATCGACCTGGTCGACGAGGCCGCGTCGCGCCTGAAGATGGAGATCGACTCGCGGCCCGTCGAGATCGACGAGGTCGAGCGCCTGGTGCGCCGCCTCGAGATCGAGGAGATGGCGCTGGCCAAGGAGGAGGACGAGGCGTCCAAGGAGCGGCTGGAGAAGCTGCGCTCCGAGCTGGCCGACCAGAAGGAGAAGCTGGCCGAGCTCACCACGAGGTGGCAGAACGAGAAGAGCGCGATCGACGTCGTCCGTGAACTCAAGGAGCAGCTGGACACGCTGCGCGGCGAGTCCGAGCGCGCCGAGCGCGACGGCGACCTGGCCAAGGCCGCCGAGCTGCGCTACGGGCGCATCCCCGAGGTCGAGAAGAAGCTCGACGCCGCCCTGCCGCACGCCGAGGCCCGCGACAACGTGATGCTCAAGGAGGAGGTTGGTCCCGACGACATCGCCGACGTGGTGTCAGCCTGGACGGGGATCCCCGCCGGGCGCATGCTCGAGGGCGAAACCGCCAAGCTGCTGCGCATGGAGGACGAGCTGGGCAAGCGCGTCATCGGCCAGAAGAGGGCGGTGACCGCGGTGTCCGATGCGGTGCGCCGTTCCCGGGCCGGTGTTGCCGACCCGAACCGGCCGACAGGGTCGTTCATGTTCCTGGGCCCGACCGGTGTCGGTAAGACCGAGCTGGCAAAGGCGCTGGCGGAGTTCCTGTTCGACGACGAACGCGCGATGGTCCGCATCGACATGAGCGAATACGGCGAGAAGCACTCGGTGGCACGCCTCGTCGGCGCCCCGCCCGGGTACATCGGCTACGACCAGGGCGGCCAGCTGACCGAGGCGGTCCGGCGGCGTCCCTACACGGTGATCCTGTTCGACGAGATCGAGAAGGCGCACCCGGACGTGTTCGACGTGCTGCTGCAGGTGCTCGACGAGGGCCGGCTCACCGACGGGCAGGGCCGCACGGTCGACTTCCGCAACACCATCCTGATCCTGACGTCCAACCTGGGGTCGGGTGGCAGCGAGGAGCAGGTGATGGCCGCGGTGCGCTCGGCATTCAAGCCCGAGTTCATCAACCGGCTCGACGACGTGATCATCTTCCACGGCCTCGAGCCCGGCGAGCTGGTATCGATCGTCGACATCCAGCTGGCCCAGCTGCAGAAGCGGCTGGCACAGCGTCGCCTCATCTTGGAGGTGTCGCTGCCGGCCAAGCAGTGGCTGGCGCAGCGCGGGTTCGACCCGGTCTACGGCGCCCGGCCGCTGCGCCGCCTCGTGCAGCAGGCCATCGGCGACCAGCTGGCGAAGCTGTTGCTGGCCGGCGACGTGCACGACGGCGACACCGTCCCGGTGAACGTCAGCCCCGACGGCGACTCGCTGATCCTGGGCTAG
- a CDS encoding DUF3060 domain-containing protein translates to MTQTTQYPNQAGADLSKPRRRVPRILWLAAVAAGLALAGLVAVGSHTDLGGDDPSTVPESGTLQVSGTGATKTLLCHDGYLSVSGKQNTITLTGHCTSVSVSGSGNHVAVDSTDAVSASGTGNVVLYHWGSPKIANAGTANIVRQG, encoded by the coding sequence ATGACGCAGACGACGCAGTACCCCAACCAGGCCGGCGCCGACCTCTCCAAGCCCCGGCGCCGCGTTCCCCGGATCCTCTGGCTCGCCGCCGTGGCCGCCGGACTCGCGCTTGCGGGCCTGGTTGCCGTCGGGTCGCACACGGACCTCGGCGGCGACGATCCCTCGACGGTTCCGGAGTCCGGCACGTTGCAGGTCAGCGGGACCGGTGCGACCAAGACGCTTCTTTGTCACGACGGCTATCTGTCGGTGAGTGGGAAGCAGAACACCATCACCCTGACCGGGCACTGCACCAGCGTCAGCGTCTCTGGCAGCGGCAATCACGTCGCGGTCGACAGCACCGATGCGGTGAGCGCGTCCGGGACCGGCAACGTCGTTCTCTATCACTGGGGTTCACCCAAGATCGCGAACGCCGGGACGGCCAACATCGTCCGGCAAGGCTGA
- a CDS encoding FAD-binding oxidoreductase, producing the protein MSLEDVEALRVLRAAFAPDGSGPVDSGELVHRFYTQWFALDGSVRDLFPPEMSAQRIAFGHALHWVYGELVARRAREPVAFLAQLGRDHRKYGVLPHHYETLRRALFTTLRAHLGAAWTGAVDEAARESLNLITGVMSGAADADEGPAWWDGTVIEHMRVSRDLAVVRLQLDQPMDYHAGQYVNVHVPQCPRRWRYLSPAIPADPGGGIEFHVRLVPGGLVSTAIVNETRIGDRWRLSSPHGGLRVDRDGGDVLMVVGSTGLAPLRALIMDLCRYAVNPRIHLFFGARYRCELYDLPTLWQIASHNPWLSVSPVSEYNADPSWAVDYPDVTPPRGLHVHQIGRLPEVVTKYGGWGDRQILVCGGPAMVEATKAALIAKGTPPERIQHDPLWR; encoded by the coding sequence GTGAGCCTGGAGGACGTCGAAGCGCTGCGGGTGCTGCGCGCTGCCTTCGCACCCGACGGCTCGGGCCCGGTCGATTCCGGGGAACTCGTCCATCGCTTCTACACCCAGTGGTTCGCCCTCGACGGCTCCGTGCGCGACCTGTTCCCGCCCGAAATGAGCGCCCAGCGGATCGCTTTCGGCCACGCGTTGCACTGGGTGTACGGCGAGCTGGTCGCGCGGCGCGCCCGGGAGCCGGTGGCTTTCCTGGCCCAACTCGGCCGCGATCATCGCAAATACGGTGTGCTGCCGCACCATTACGAGACGCTGCGGAGAGCGTTGTTCACAACGCTGCGTGCCCACTTGGGTGCGGCCTGGACGGGTGCGGTCGACGAGGCGGCCCGGGAGTCGCTGAACCTGATCACCGGGGTGATGAGCGGCGCCGCGGACGCCGACGAGGGACCCGCCTGGTGGGACGGCACCGTCATCGAGCACATGCGGGTGTCCCGGGATCTGGCGGTGGTGCGGCTGCAGCTCGATCAGCCGATGGACTACCACGCCGGCCAGTACGTCAACGTCCATGTGCCCCAATGCCCGCGCCGCTGGCGGTATTTGAGTCCGGCCATCCCGGCCGACCCGGGCGGCGGGATCGAGTTTCACGTCCGGTTGGTCCCCGGCGGCTTGGTCAGCACCGCAATCGTCAACGAAACCCGCATCGGCGACCGGTGGCGGCTGTCCAGCCCGCATGGCGGCCTACGGGTCGACCGGGACGGCGGCGACGTGCTGATGGTCGTCGGCAGCACGGGTCTGGCACCGCTGCGGGCGCTGATCATGGACCTGTGCCGGTACGCGGTCAACCCGCGGATCCATCTTTTCTTCGGCGCCCGGTACCGCTGCGAACTCTACGACCTGCCGACGCTGTGGCAGATCGCCTCGCACAATCCGTGGTTGTCGGTATCGCCGGTCTCGGAATACAACGCCGACCCGTCGTGGGCCGTCGACTATCCCGACGTGACGCCACCGCGAGGCCTGCACGTGCACCAGATCGGCCGGCTGCCCGAGGTGGTGACCAAGTACGGCGGGTGGGGCGACCGGCAGATCCTGGTCTGCGGCGGGCCGGCGATGGTCGAGGCCACCAAGGCCGCCCTGATCGCCAAAGGGACTCCGCCCGAACGCATTCAGCATGACCCGCTATGGAGGTAA